The following proteins are co-located in the Vibrio azureus genome:
- the nudC gene encoding NAD(+) diphosphatase, with protein MLRKSEVNHVGKAYWCVVSGSEVWLLNGHIPFGQAADFSLPDGCGHQIGHYQGEPVRWVNLSDLEGDLELTSLRDCLHFPEALFLLISKAAQYGHMTSSLRFCPQCGGRNFLNHNQLAMQCSECRTLHYPRIFPCIIVAVRKGEQVLLAQHARHRNGMYTVIAGFLEVGETLEECVAREVYEETGIHINNIRYFASQPWAFPSSMMVGFLADYQAGEIKPDYAELADAKWFDITKLPAIAPQGTIARALIERTRQDIQS; from the coding sequence ATGTTAAGAAAAAGTGAAGTTAACCATGTCGGTAAGGCTTATTGGTGTGTTGTATCAGGCAGTGAAGTTTGGCTGCTCAATGGACATATTCCATTCGGCCAAGCTGCTGATTTTTCTCTTCCTGACGGTTGTGGTCATCAAATTGGCCATTATCAGGGAGAGCCTGTTAGGTGGGTTAATTTATCCGACCTTGAAGGTGACCTTGAGCTCACTTCTTTGCGAGACTGCCTTCATTTTCCCGAAGCCCTCTTTTTATTGATCAGTAAAGCGGCTCAATACGGTCATATGACCAGCAGTTTACGCTTTTGTCCTCAATGTGGTGGCCGCAACTTCCTTAACCATAATCAACTCGCAATGCAATGCAGTGAATGTCGAACCTTGCACTATCCGCGTATTTTCCCATGTATTATTGTGGCCGTTCGTAAAGGTGAACAGGTCCTCCTTGCACAACATGCGAGACATCGTAACGGTATGTACACGGTGATTGCAGGATTTTTAGAGGTAGGGGAGACATTAGAAGAATGTGTTGCGCGAGAAGTTTATGAAGAAACGGGTATCCATATTAACAACATTCGTTATTTTGCCAGTCAACCATGGGCTTTTCCATCAAGCATGATGGTGGGATTTCTTGCTGACTATCAAGCGGGTGAAATAAAGCCGGACTATGCCGAATTGGCTGATGCGAAGTGGTTTGATATCACAAAGCTTCCTGCTATCGCTCCTCAGGGGACGATCGCAAGGGCTCTTATTGAAAGAACACGTCAGGATATTCAGTCTTAA
- a CDS encoding Rsd/AlgQ family anti-sigma factor, whose amino-acid sequence MVMLKKFKQTQDQWGGSSEVIDHWLETRQLLIVEYCKLASLQPCSRTNVVELPAPDDLQHFCQHLVDYISEGHFKIYDMVMDKWKATGFVATDEINQTYAKIVITTEPLLNFTDKYSDVSIEDELVDFDSDMSLLGEIIETRFAVEDHLIQLIADSLSMPPGS is encoded by the coding sequence ATGGTCATGCTAAAAAAATTCAAACAAACACAAGATCAATGGGGTGGTTCGAGTGAGGTAATCGACCACTGGTTAGAGACGAGACAACTTCTCATCGTCGAATATTGTAAGCTTGCATCTCTGCAGCCTTGTTCTAGAACGAATGTTGTTGAGCTTCCTGCTCCTGATGATCTACAACATTTTTGCCAGCACCTCGTCGATTATATTTCTGAAGGTCACTTTAAGATATACGACATGGTGATGGATAAGTGGAAAGCAACGGGCTTTGTTGCGACAGATGAGATCAACCAAACCTACGCTAAAATCGTTATTACGACAGAACCACTCCTAAATTTTACCGACAAATACTCTGATGTTTCCATTGAAGATGAGCTGGTAGACTTTGATTCAGACATGTCTTTGCTTGGTGAAATTATCGAGACACGTTTTGCGGTAGAGGATCATTTGATTCAGCTTATCGCAGATAGCCTGTCGATGCCGCCAGGTTCATAG